In Schistocerca americana isolate TAMUIC-IGC-003095 chromosome 7, iqSchAmer2.1, whole genome shotgun sequence, a single genomic region encodes these proteins:
- the LOC124623143 gene encoding 60S ribosomal protein L22-like, with protein sequence MAAVSAKKPSSKKQHIRGKGIKKKKVTLKFTVDCAHPVEDNIMDVANFEKYLQERIKVNGKTNNFGNNVSLERNKAKVSINSDVPFSKRYLKYLTKKYLKKNNLRDWLRVVANGKDTYELRYFQINSQEDEEEEDND encoded by the coding sequence ATGGCTGCAGTGTCTGCTAAGAAACCCTCGTCAAAAAAGCAACATATTCGAGGTAAAGGCATAAAGAAGAAGAAGGTTACTCTTAAGTTCACTGTGGATTGTGCCCACCctgttgaggacaatatcatggatgTCGCAAATTTCGAGAAGTACCTTCAGGAACGCATTAAAGTCAACGGAAAAACCAATAATTTTGGGAACAACGTGTCTCTGGAGAGAAACAAAGCGAAAGTTTCCATTAATTCTGATGTACCCTTTTCGAAGAGATACTTGAAGTACCTCACCAAAAAATACTTGAAGAAAAATAATTTGAGGGATTGGCTGAGAGTTGTCGCCAACGGCAAAGACACTTACGAATTGAGGTACTTCCAGATAAACAGCCAAgaagacgaggaagaagaagataaCGATTAA